In Desulfolucanica intricata, the following are encoded in one genomic region:
- a CDS encoding YveK family protein, with protein sequence MEELEIDLRDIFRILMKRKWILIAIPVVAIIISAVISYYVLTPVYKASTTMMVGKTYSNVDAALAEYIQYQDLLIANQLVKTYSEIAKSRSVAKNVILKADIEMTPEQFRKKVSVNPVKDTQLIEVAVEDSNPEQAAKLANLTSEAFMVKVVEVMKVDDVQVVESAVTPGSPIKPDKKLNVAIAGVLGVMIAIGLIFLLEFLNNTIKSSEDINRYLELPVLGSIPKIE encoded by the coding sequence TTGGAAGAATTAGAAATTGATTTGAGGGATATATTTCGTATATTAATGAAGAGAAAATGGATATTAATTGCGATACCCGTGGTAGCAATTATAATTAGTGCGGTTATTAGTTATTATGTATTAACACCGGTTTACAAGGCTTCTACTACCATGATGGTTGGAAAAACATATTCTAATGTAGATGCTGCTCTGGCTGAATATATCCAGTATCAAGATCTTTTAATTGCTAATCAGCTGGTTAAAACATATAGTGAAATTGCTAAAAGTAGATCAGTAGCTAAAAATGTTATCCTTAAAGCTGATATAGAAATGACACCGGAGCAGTTCAGAAAAAAAGTAAGTGTAAATCCAGTTAAAGATACACAACTAATTGAAGTGGCGGTTGAGGACAGTAACCCTGAACAAGCGGCCAAATTAGCAAATCTTACCTCAGAAGCATTTATGGTTAAAGTAGTTGAAGTAATGAAAGTTGATGATGTACAAGTTGTAGAATCAGCTGTTACACCCGGCAGTCCCATAAAACCTGATAAAAAACTTAATGTTGCTATTGCCGGGGTACTGGGGGTTATGATCGCCATAGGATTAATATTCCTATTGGAATTTTTAAATAATACCATAAAAAGCAGTGAAGATATTAACAGGTATCTGGAACTTCCTGTTTTAGGCAGTATTCCAAAAATTGAATAA